From Aedes albopictus strain Foshan chromosome 1, AalbF5, whole genome shotgun sequence, one genomic window encodes:
- the LOC134285096 gene encoding uncharacterized protein LOC134285096, which yields MSNKQIQKTGVAGSSGAINPFARSGLMRSSTRRSEESGAGSCLRSSSVGAPVHSTASQPAEVMDGAWLLRAISQVAGKGRPALEVAEQQLGKIIDFATTKSNISKDLKTALLRLRASVDEAKQEHAVALLAAAAAEPAKEKVSKFTQTEAFSFVGSPKSVEANARDKRDKHSQKRARQPSGEELSGGARKARRIITPKAGGNAGKSDPSQGSRKAGMGGPEKAGPSRNDGNKGLRPMVGPQQPQSRAIQGEDPPWTKVERKRKKKVNPQAEVQDAKPRRRKAVARREKGDAIVIKTEQSKYSDVLKTMRSDAKLEGLGADVRSIRRTRTGEMILELKRQKEHKGTAYKRLAEEVLGEGVQVRALTHEATLKVIDIDEITEVEELVTALRQQCDVQVAAAAVKLRRGPAGTQIALVQLPVADVKKSVKVGSIKVGWCVCHLTFHEPPEVCFRCLEPGHKSWDCKGPDRRKLCRRCGAEGHKAQSCTSPPICMICTGKTSKNRHTMGGPGCPAFKKAAVNNKSQCR from the exons atgagtaacaaacaaattcaaaaaacaggtgtagcaggtagtagtggtgcgatcaaccccttcgcaagaagcgggttgatgaggtcttcaacaaggagaagcgaggagtcaggtgctggaagctgcttacgcagctcaagcgtgggagctcctgtccactccacggcaagccagccggcggaggttatggacggagcatggttgctgagggccatcagccaagtagcaggaaaaggacggcccgcattagaggtagctgagcagcagcttggcaaaattatcgactttgcgacaactaagtcgaatataagcaaggacctgaaaacggccttgcttcggcttagagcgtctgtcgatgaggccaagcaggagcacgcggtcgcgttgctggctgcagcagcggcggaacccgcaaaggagaaagtgtctaagtttacacaaacggaggccttctccttcgtgggtagtccgaagagtgtggaagcgaatgctcgtgacaaacgtgacaagcattcgcagaagcgggcgaggcagccgtcag gtgaggagctgtctggcggcgcccgcaaggccaggcgtataataaccccgaaagccggtggtaatgccggaaagtcggaccccagccagggttcccggaaagctgggatgggtgggcctgaaaaggccggcccgtcccggaatgatgggaacaaggggttgcgaccaatggtgggccctcaacagccacagagcagggcgatccaaggagaggaccctccttggacaaaggtagagcggaagaggaagaagaaggtgaatccgcaggcagaagtgcaggacgccaagccaaggcgtaggaaggcagttgccaggcgcgagaaaggcgacgctatcgtcatcaagaccgaacagtctaaatactcggacgtcttgaagacgatgcgaagcgacgccaagcttgagggtcttggagccgacgtacgcagtattagacgtactcgtacgggtgagatgatcctggagctgaagcgccagaaggaacacaagggcaccgcctacaagaggctggcagaagaggtccttggtgagggtgtgcaggtgagggctctgacacatgaggcgactctgaaggtcatagacattgacgagatcaccgaagtggaagagctcgtcacggcactgcggcaacagtgcgatgtgcaggtggccgccgcagccgttaagctacgcagagggccagcagggacacagatagccttggttcagctacctgtggcggatgttaaaaagtccgttaaagtaggaagtataaaggtgggctggtgtgtatgtcacctgacattccacgagccaccagaggtttgcttcaggtgtctggaaccaggacacaagtcgtgggactgcaaaggccccgacaggcgcaaactgtgtaggcgatgtggcgctgaaggtcataaggcccaaagctgcacgagtccgcccatctgcatgatctgtaccgggaaaacctcgaaaaacagacatacgatgggtggtccagggtgcccggcctttaagaaagccgcagtgaacaacaaatcacagtgcaggtaa